A region of the Pseudarthrobacter phenanthrenivorans Sphe3 genome:
ACATCTCCGGGTTCACGACACTGAGCAGGGCGTTAACCCCCAACGCCATGATGATGAAGAAGATGCCGGCAAAGATGCGTGCGCCGTTGGGGCGGAGAAAGCAGAAAGCCAGGAAGGCCAGGCAAAACACCAGCCAAGGGATGAGCTGTTCCATGCCTCCACTCAACCCCCGCCGGGCCGGCCGGTGCAGTGACTTTCGGCCCTACCCCGGGCCGTTGCGTCCGGACATGATTGCCAGTGACCGCACCGGTCACCTGAGGAGTTGAGATGAGTACTGCTGGAGCACCATTCGCCCGGATTGTTGTGGGGGTGGACGGATCGGAGGCCTCCATCGAGGCACTGCGTGAGGCCCAACGCCTGGCGGTGCCCCTCGGCGCCAAGGTCATGGCCAACGCCTACTGGGATTACCCCCAGGTGTACACCGGCTACGTGATGATGGGCATCGAAGGCTTCGAGGAACGCGCCGGGGAAATCCTCGACGAAGCGGTGAAAACCGCGTTTGGCGGGGACACGCCGTCGAACGTCATCTCGAACCTGGTCCGCGGCCACCCGCGGGAATCGCTGATTGAAGCCAGCCGCGACGCCGACATGGTGGTGGTTGGGCGTCGCGGCCATGGCGGCTTCGGCGGGCTGCTGCTGGGCTCCGTGAGTTCTGCCCTGGTGGCGCACGCACATTGCCCGGTCCTGGTGGTCCACACGCCGGAAGAACGGCCGAAGGACTCGTAGGCAGGCCCGCGCGGGCAGGAAGGTATCAGGCATTGACAACTGCGCTGCAGGGCGGCCGACGGCGGGTGGTGGCCCTGGTGGTCGCCCTCGCCCTGCTGGCGCTTGCCATCGGGGTGGCCCTGTTCTTCCGGTCGCCGGGAGCAAGCCCGCCGCCGTCGGCTGCGACGGGATCTCCGGATTCCTCCAGCAACGCAAGCCCCGGTTCCAGTGCGAGCACCGTGCCCGGCACGGAAACGCCCAGCGCCGCTCCCTCCGTGCCGCAACCGTCCAACCCCGCAACGGAAACACCGGAAGCCGGCCAGAACCCGGTGCAGCCGCCGGTCACGGTGCCGCCTGTCCCGGAGCCACCGGCGGAACCGCCTCCACCGCCCGCGGCACCCTTCCCCGCGTCGCTTCGGGGCCAGGACCTCACGGTCATTCCGGGTGCCGGCCGGGTGGTGGCGCTGACTTTCGACGCCGGCGCCAACGGTGCGGGCCTGCCAAAGATCCTGTCCGCCCTGTCCGCGAGGGGAGTTCCTGGCACCTTCTTCCTGACCGGGAACTGGGCGGAGGCAAACCCGGACGGAGTACGGCAGATTGTGTCCGCCGGCCACCGGGTGGCCAACCACTCCATGACGCATCCCGGTTTTACTGGCCTCAGTGATGCCCAGATCGGCCAGCAGGTCCGCGGGGCAGAGCAGGTCATCCTGGCAGCCGGAGCCGACCCCAGGCCGTTGTTCCGCTTCCCCTTCGGAGAACGCGATGCCCGCACCATCGCTGCCGTGAACAACGCCGGCTACGTGGCGGTCCGCTGGACGGTGGACACGCTGGGCTGGAAGGGTACCAGCGGCGGCGTCAGCGTGCAGGTGGTCGCCGACCGGACGCTGGCCGGCCTGCAGCCGGGTGAAATCGTCCTCATGCACATTGGCTCAAATCCC
Encoded here:
- a CDS encoding universal stress protein, which translates into the protein MSTAGAPFARIVVGVDGSEASIEALREAQRLAVPLGAKVMANAYWDYPQVYTGYVMMGIEGFEERAGEILDEAVKTAFGGDTPSNVISNLVRGHPRESLIEASRDADMVVVGRRGHGGFGGLLLGSVSSALVAHAHCPVLVVHTPEERPKDS
- a CDS encoding polysaccharide deacetylase family protein, encoding MTTALQGGRRRVVALVVALALLALAIGVALFFRSPGASPPPSAATGSPDSSSNASPGSSASTVPGTETPSAAPSVPQPSNPATETPEAGQNPVQPPVTVPPVPEPPAEPPPPPAAPFPASLRGQDLTVIPGAGRVVALTFDAGANGAGLPKILSALSARGVPGTFFLTGNWAEANPDGVRQIVSAGHRVANHSMTHPGFTGLSDAQIGQQVRGAEQVILAAGADPRPLFRFPFGERDARTIAAVNNAGYVAVRWTVDTLGWKGTSGGVSVQVVADRTLAGLQPGEIVLMHIGSNPDDGTTLDADALPAIIDRISAAGYGFVTLDTLLAP